A single region of the Gracilibacillus caseinilyticus genome encodes:
- a CDS encoding fructosamine kinase family protein, with translation MQEKIKLMGDQSTIEKVQPVSGGDINQAYYVQTANHQYFVKTNQDVPADFFQIEADGLDRIRNTETIAVPAVYHVDHDAADQEMTLIMEWIDGRPTKQTGNWLGEQLAAMHTTDVGTQYGLDQRTYVGALTQNNHWYDNWVDYYRDKRLRPQMDLAITNGRMTGIRQARLEQLLVNLERFIPAKPRVSLLHGDLWGGNWLTGAHGQPYLIDPSVLYGDHLFEIAFTELFSGFPAHFYQSYQTSFPLEDYYEDVKPLYQLFYLLVHLNLFGEAYGSSVDRLLAHYSV, from the coding sequence ATGCAGGAAAAAATCAAATTAATGGGCGATCAGAGCACTATTGAGAAGGTTCAACCAGTTTCTGGGGGCGATATTAATCAAGCTTATTATGTACAGACAGCGAACCATCAATATTTTGTCAAAACGAACCAGGATGTCCCAGCGGATTTCTTTCAAATAGAAGCAGATGGATTAGATCGGATCAGGAATACCGAAACGATTGCGGTCCCTGCTGTTTATCATGTTGATCATGACGCTGCAGATCAGGAAATGACATTGATTATGGAATGGATTGACGGCCGGCCAACCAAACAAACAGGTAACTGGTTAGGTGAACAATTAGCTGCCATGCATACCACCGATGTCGGCACGCAATATGGATTGGATCAGAGAACGTACGTCGGTGCATTAACCCAAAATAATCATTGGTATGACAATTGGGTGGATTACTATCGGGACAAGCGCTTAAGACCGCAAATGGATCTGGCGATAACGAACGGTCGTATGACTGGCATCCGTCAGGCGAGATTAGAACAACTGCTAGTGAATCTCGAACGATTTATTCCGGCCAAGCCCCGTGTATCGTTATTGCACGGTGATTTGTGGGGTGGTAATTGGCTAACTGGTGCTCACGGCCAGCCTTATCTGATTGATCCGTCTGTCCTTTATGGTGACCATCTGTTTGAAATAGCATTCACCGAGTTATTCAGTGGCTTTCCCGCTCATTTTTACCAAAGCTATCAGACTTCGTTTCCATTAGAAGATTATTATGAAGACGTTAAACCGCTCTATCAACTGTTCTATTTGCTGGTGCATTTGAACTTATTTGGTGAAGCATATGGATCCAGTGTGGATCGATTATTAGCTCATTACTCAGTATAG
- a CDS encoding efflux RND transporter permease subunit: METLLKYRKIVWIFVLLLIITGIFTYLQTPKRDIPEISQNIASISTVYPGANPEVVENEITNPIEEKVMEIEGVDNVTSASTNGFSTVTVTLSDNANSDSVYSTIRQYVQDAESGFPDDAFSPEVKTDLVTSSVATYHLLSDNRDDLYAIRDQVENWKSSLTEISGISSVSVKGLPEQKVLISLDQEALADNQIQPNQVIEAIQNELSPTALGTESNQQQNILLNLVSVDDLAQLEDIYIAGETTLSDIASINVENEATEDLITYKDQAALSLTVFAEDGGNISSLQDQIDEKVSKLKEDLPAEVNADRFYSQSTVIDEVYNSLLISLAISLLSVIIIMVLGLPISSAILVALAIPISIIVGLIPLPYAGVDLNQISIIGIIVAIGILVDDAIVVNDNIMRRYQLGDGPMDGVKRGLKEVRVSIVTSTLLIVFSFFPLTFLSGSNGEFIRALPIALMGTIIASTLLALTLIPTVQYTRQLKLYKTKKRRVGLLTSFFRWLENLYADNVLPAIIKKPWLTVISGIVICILLLLLAVKVPFEFFPAADRAEVTLSLTLDEGTPIEETDQKLADIESYIQENAEDISETARYTGGGLPNIFNSGLTRSGENTGQIVIRVDRDKTSASAFIEQYEKELRDEFPDSEIFLETIVSGPPPSPAIELKLKGPDLDVLLEKSTALKDQLNELDSVEIATVNTGTSQPVKTYDIDRDFLAQNGISLNQVTGTLQLANAGVPLSEIKVDDQKLNMELRLDEGTENAIDLSELSAVVASDQGAPSIYSFDEFITSSEDQQIAAITHTNGDRTITISAYESGEGDFAAETTEVIDSMRAELDDIDGEYALGEDGEASAETEFFVEVAKLFVIVLFLIYITLAIQFNSLLTPFLITSTIFLAITGAVVGLFVSGQPLSFLAVLGIISLSGIVVRNSILIIEFIQQNKEQYEGNTAEAIITAGRARLRPIILTTLTSIAALTPIIFMGDVLFKPLAVSIVAGLIFSTVLTLLLLPAFYMTMEKFRAKQIK; encoded by the coding sequence ATGGAGACATTACTAAAATATCGGAAAATTGTGTGGATTTTTGTTCTGCTGCTTATTATTACAGGGATCTTCACCTATTTACAAACTCCAAAACGTGATATTCCCGAAATCAGTCAAAACATCGCTTCGATTTCGACCGTGTATCCTGGTGCCAATCCAGAAGTTGTAGAAAATGAAATTACCAATCCAATTGAAGAAAAAGTGATGGAGATTGAAGGGGTTGACAATGTCACGTCCGCATCCACAAACGGTTTTTCTACCGTTACGGTAACATTAAGTGATAACGCTAACTCAGATTCTGTGTACTCCACTATTCGACAATACGTGCAGGATGCCGAAAGCGGCTTCCCGGATGATGCATTTTCACCTGAAGTCAAAACAGACCTTGTGACATCCAGCGTCGCTACATACCATTTACTAAGTGATAACCGGGATGATCTATATGCGATTCGTGATCAGGTGGAGAATTGGAAATCAAGCTTAACGGAGATCAGTGGCATTTCCTCTGTTTCTGTAAAAGGTCTGCCTGAACAAAAGGTACTTATCTCACTTGATCAAGAAGCACTTGCTGACAATCAAATTCAGCCAAACCAAGTGATTGAAGCGATTCAGAATGAACTAAGTCCGACAGCCTTAGGGACAGAAAGTAATCAACAGCAAAACATTCTGTTAAATCTGGTGTCTGTCGATGATTTAGCACAACTAGAGGATATTTATATAGCTGGGGAAACAACACTATCAGACATCGCTTCGATTAATGTAGAGAATGAAGCAACGGAAGATTTAATTACCTATAAAGATCAGGCAGCCTTATCGTTAACGGTTTTCGCTGAGGATGGCGGAAACATTTCGAGTCTTCAGGATCAAATCGATGAGAAGGTCTCTAAATTAAAAGAAGACTTGCCAGCAGAAGTCAACGCGGACCGCTTCTATTCTCAAAGCACCGTTATTGATGAAGTATATAACAGTTTACTAATATCATTAGCGATTTCATTGTTGTCTGTCATTATCATCATGGTGCTCGGCTTACCAATATCTTCTGCTATATTGGTTGCCCTGGCTATTCCGATTTCGATTATTGTCGGGCTTATTCCGTTACCATATGCAGGAGTGGACCTTAATCAAATATCGATCATCGGCATTATCGTAGCGATCGGGATTCTTGTCGATGATGCAATTGTTGTGAATGATAATATTATGCGGCGCTATCAACTAGGTGACGGACCGATGGATGGGGTCAAACGCGGTCTAAAAGAAGTACGGGTGTCGATCGTTACTTCAACTTTATTAATCGTGTTCAGCTTCTTCCCTCTCACGTTCCTTTCGGGCAGCAACGGCGAATTTATCCGGGCCTTACCGATAGCACTCATGGGAACCATCATTGCATCGACATTGCTGGCATTAACTTTAATTCCAACGGTGCAATACACGAGACAACTAAAGCTGTATAAAACAAAAAAACGTCGCGTCGGTCTGTTAACGAGTTTTTTCCGTTGGTTAGAGAACCTCTATGCTGACAATGTCTTACCTGCCATTATTAAAAAACCTTGGCTAACGGTAATCAGTGGTATTGTCATTTGTATTCTCTTATTACTTTTAGCAGTAAAAGTACCATTTGAGTTCTTCCCTGCTGCTGATCGTGCTGAGGTGACGCTGTCGTTAACGTTAGATGAAGGTACACCAATTGAAGAAACTGATCAAAAACTGGCAGATATCGAAAGCTACATTCAAGAAAATGCGGAAGATATCAGCGAAACCGCTCGTTATACTGGTGGCGGATTACCAAATATTTTTAATTCAGGCTTAACCAGATCAGGTGAAAACACTGGGCAAATTGTCATCCGTGTAGACCGAGATAAAACGTCCGCCAGTGCCTTTATTGAGCAATATGAAAAAGAATTACGAGACGAATTTCCAGATAGTGAAATTTTCTTAGAAACAATTGTTTCCGGACCACCACCGTCTCCGGCAATTGAATTGAAATTGAAAGGTCCAGACCTCGATGTTTTATTAGAGAAATCAACAGCCTTAAAGGATCAGTTAAATGAACTTGATTCTGTCGAGATTGCGACGGTGAACACAGGAACGAGTCAGCCTGTCAAAACGTATGATATTGATCGTGATTTTCTTGCTCAAAATGGGATCTCACTTAATCAAGTGACAGGTACATTACAGCTGGCTAATGCAGGTGTTCCTCTATCCGAAATCAAGGTGGATGATCAAAAATTAAACATGGAATTACGGTTGGATGAAGGAACAGAGAATGCAATTGATTTAAGTGAGTTAAGTGCTGTCGTCGCTTCTGATCAGGGAGCACCGTCCATTTATTCCTTTGACGAATTCATTACAAGCAGTGAGGATCAACAAATTGCTGCGATCACACATACTAATGGGGACCGAACTATAACGATATCCGCGTATGAATCAGGTGAAGGGGATTTCGCTGCCGAAACCACTGAAGTAATTGATTCGATGCGTGCCGAGCTTGATGATATCGATGGTGAGTATGCTCTAGGTGAAGATGGGGAAGCAAGTGCAGAAACAGAATTCTTTGTTGAAGTAGCGAAGTTGTTTGTAATTGTCTTGTTCTTGATTTACATCACATTAGCCATTCAATTTAATTCGTTACTGACACCATTCTTAATTACAAGCACGATTTTCTTAGCAATCACCGGTGCAGTTGTCGGGCTTTTCGTCAGCGGTCAGCCGCTTAGCTTCTTAGCTGTCTTAGGTATTATCTCGCTTTCTGGTATTGTGGTACGGAACTCAATTCTCATTATTGAGTTCATTCAGCAAAATAAAGAACAATATGAAGGAAATACAGCAGAAGCCATTATTACAGCCGGCCGTGCAAGACTAAGACCAATTATTCTGACGACCTTAACGTCGATTGCAGCGTTAACGCCAATTATTTTTATGGGCGATGTCTTATTCAAACCATTGGCAGTATCGATTGTGGCTGGGTTAATCTTCTCTACTGTATTGACCTTGCTGCTATTACCAGCTTTCTATATGACCATGGAAAAGTTTCGAGCTAAACAAATAAAGTGA
- the gerQ gene encoding spore coat protein GerQ — protein MSQGQNPNQSQSRQQQPTTTQPYIPQNYYGMQDGYTNGGYSYPMYNQMQQQYPYAQQQPPGMTATPGMLPMEESYIENILRLNKGKQATVYMTFENNDRWNAKIFKGIIEAAGRDHIILSDPDTGKRYILLMVYLDYITFDEEIVYEYPYNAQMATYAPR, from the coding sequence ATGAGTCAAGGACAAAACCCAAATCAAAGTCAAAGCAGACAGCAGCAGCCGACAACTACTCAGCCATATATCCCGCAAAATTATTATGGTATGCAGGACGGTTATACCAACGGGGGATACTCGTATCCAATGTATAACCAAATGCAGCAGCAATATCCATACGCTCAACAACAACCACCAGGCATGACTGCCACACCTGGCATGCTTCCAATGGAAGAATCGTATATTGAGAACATTTTGCGTCTGAACAAAGGAAAGCAGGCTACTGTTTATATGACATTTGAAAACAATGATCGCTGGAATGCGAAAATTTTCAAAGGGATTATTGAAGCAGCAGGTCGTGACCACATCATTTTGAGTGATCCTGATACAGGCAAACGCTACATCCTATTGATGGTATACTTAGATTACATTACGTTTGATGAAGAAATAGTCTACGAATATCCATATAATGCACAAATGGCCACCTACGCACCACGCTAA
- a CDS encoding sodium-dependent transporter, translating to MQRENWTSRIGFMLAAMGSAVGLGNIWRFSYVAGESGGGAFLILYILSVLVIGIPLLLVEVSIGRKARQDIVGSYKKLAPGKPWYMLGYLGVASAFLILSFYSVVAGWALYYWWRYLTGSMSVMPDIGFGGSFESFIAQDYAPLGWHALFMVITMFIVLGGVQKGIELANKILMPLLALMMIGLAIYSVTLPGASEGLAFLFKPDWSVLEDPSVYISALGQAFFSLSLGVGTMMTYGSYLTKDHKLPTATVGIGIMDTFFAIISGIVIFPAVFAFGIDPSSGPPLVFITLPEIFYQMSFGGIVGFIFFTALSLAAISSSISLLEVPVAYLMRARNISRKKASLIASIVIFISGITVSLGMGKWSGVTLIGDHNILDSFDYITSNVFLPVGGLTMAVFVGWYFTRSEALEAADLTKSALASIWLVLIRIVAPIIIIIIFLNSLGIV from the coding sequence TTGCAACGAGAAAATTGGACTTCGAGAATTGGGTTTATGCTGGCCGCAATGGGCTCAGCAGTTGGCTTAGGAAATATTTGGCGTTTCTCTTACGTAGCAGGTGAAAGTGGTGGAGGCGCATTTTTAATTTTATATATTTTAAGTGTGTTAGTTATTGGTATTCCATTGTTGCTCGTCGAGGTAAGTATTGGAAGAAAGGCGCGTCAGGATATTGTCGGATCCTATAAAAAACTAGCTCCCGGCAAACCATGGTATATGCTAGGTTATCTAGGTGTTGCCAGTGCCTTTTTAATATTAAGTTTTTACAGTGTTGTAGCAGGGTGGGCGTTGTATTACTGGTGGCGCTACCTTACAGGCTCGATGTCTGTCATGCCTGATATCGGCTTTGGCGGATCTTTTGAGAGCTTTATTGCGCAAGATTACGCTCCGTTAGGCTGGCATGCCTTGTTTATGGTGATTACGATGTTCATCGTCCTTGGCGGTGTGCAAAAAGGAATCGAATTAGCGAACAAAATTTTAATGCCATTATTAGCGCTTATGATGATAGGTTTGGCGATTTACAGTGTGACATTGCCAGGAGCTTCAGAAGGGTTAGCGTTTTTATTTAAACCAGACTGGTCAGTGCTTGAAGATCCGAGCGTTTATATTTCGGCGTTAGGGCAGGCATTTTTCTCCTTAAGTCTTGGTGTAGGAACAATGATGACTTATGGAAGTTACTTAACCAAAGATCACAAACTGCCTACTGCCACTGTTGGTATTGGGATCATGGATACATTCTTTGCGATTATTTCAGGGATCGTCATTTTTCCGGCGGTATTTGCCTTTGGAATTGATCCAAGCTCAGGACCACCGCTTGTGTTTATTACCTTACCGGAAATTTTCTATCAAATGAGTTTCGGTGGTATTGTTGGCTTTATCTTCTTTACGGCCTTAAGCTTGGCAGCTATTTCTTCTTCGATCTCCCTGTTGGAAGTGCCGGTAGCCTATTTGATGCGTGCCCGTAATATATCAAGAAAAAAGGCATCACTGATCGCAAGTATCGTCATTTTTATCTCCGGTATTACCGTTTCACTTGGTATGGGAAAATGGAGTGGCGTCACTTTGATTGGCGATCACAACATTTTAGATTCCTTTGATTATATAACGTCCAATGTGTTCCTGCCGGTTGGCGGATTGACGATGGCGGTCTTTGTCGGCTGGTATTTTACCAGAAGCGAGGCATTAGAAGCTGCGGATTTAACGAAAAGTGCGTTGGCGTCGATTTGGTTAGTATTAATTCGAATTGTCGCACCGATTATAATCATTATTATTTTCTTAAATTCACTAGGAATTGTATAA
- a CDS encoding YwdI family protein — MAITNQQILRKIITECEQALHNESKVREHAKAVQSLTDLLLEQEFTTTTTSSSSIDPVEWEKMVGQPTPKPATTDSKKLKEEDANGDSLLDF, encoded by the coding sequence ATGGCGATAACGAATCAGCAGATTTTGCGAAAAATTATAACAGAATGCGAACAAGCATTGCACAATGAATCAAAAGTCCGCGAACATGCGAAAGCTGTCCAATCGTTGACTGATTTATTGCTGGAGCAAGAGTTCACAACAACGACCACAAGCAGTTCGTCCATTGATCCTGTAGAGTGGGAGAAGATGGTGGGGCAACCAACCCCGAAACCAGCAACAACAGACAGTAAGAAGTTAAAGGAAGAAGATGCGAATGGAGATTCGTTACTTGACTTTTAA
- a CDS encoding serine/threonine protein kinase produces MTTNWRKAGEALRKIEVESTSQNQPVLIRGTSDELKCIGIGTDAAVFQHVDIPEYAFKLYAKDKMHKLSVEEAIYQQLGENQFFPTCYGATEQYLVISYEEGITLFDCILQGVYIPKEVIAEVEEARDYVRQLGLNPRDIHTKNILLQNGRAKIIDVSEYSQAGNDFRWEHLKKAYDEHYHLIANKPIPFWVVETVRKWYNQRSRNYPTFDEFVGAVLKWTTFSKQNLSNKEEKDSDSK; encoded by the coding sequence ATGACGACAAACTGGAGGAAAGCAGGCGAGGCTTTACGTAAGATCGAGGTGGAATCCACTTCACAGAATCAGCCAGTACTTATCAGAGGAACGTCTGATGAGCTGAAATGCATTGGAATTGGTACAGATGCGGCTGTTTTTCAGCATGTGGATATACCGGAATATGCGTTCAAGCTATATGCTAAAGACAAAATGCACAAGCTGTCAGTAGAGGAAGCGATTTATCAACAGCTGGGAGAGAACCAATTTTTCCCGACCTGTTATGGGGCAACAGAGCAATACCTCGTGATTAGTTATGAAGAAGGCATCACGTTATTTGATTGCATCTTGCAAGGTGTCTACATTCCGAAAGAAGTGATAGCAGAAGTGGAAGAGGCGCGTGATTATGTGCGACAGCTTGGTCTCAATCCACGTGATATTCATACGAAAAATATTTTGCTGCAAAATGGGCGCGCCAAAATCATCGATGTCTCGGAGTATTCGCAAGCAGGCAATGATTTCCGTTGGGAACATTTGAAGAAAGCATATGATGAGCATTACCATTTGATTGCGAATAAGCCGATTCCATTCTGGGTGGTGGAAACGGTAAGGAAGTGGTACAATCAGCGCTCCCGAAATTATCCGACATTTGATGAGTTTGTCGGGGCTGTTTTAAAATGGACCACTTTTTCCAAACAGAATCTGTCAAACAAAGAAGAGAAGGATAGCGATTCCAAGTAG
- a CDS encoding acyltransferase family protein, whose translation MQREAYFDNAKLLFIFLVVFGHLIQPLKENIELVNVLYQWIYLFHMPIFVLVSGFFAKGIGNKQYIGKLARRILVPYLLFQAFYFLYFLGIGKDSWDTTLYDPLWGLWFLLSLFSWHLLLIGYKKMKPRYGIPLAFAVGVVAGYISWIGPSFSLSRTLVFFPFFLIGYWLTKDQLFKWQTKGMKIAAISVLVVIFAICFIEPGVPSEWMFGSKSYQTLEAGMYGGVFRSMLYAVSTLMVFAILLLVPRRGFTFTVLGQNTMYVYLLHGIIIQYVREASLLRVDHNLDTIGMGIIAAAIVWFLASKPVVTFTQPIVEGKFNNIQQWWQNRKEQKAYHYQENTREHYSSAK comes from the coding sequence ATGCAAAGAGAAGCATACTTTGATAATGCCAAACTCTTATTTATTTTTTTGGTAGTATTCGGGCATTTAATTCAGCCCCTTAAAGAAAATATAGAATTAGTAAATGTACTTTATCAATGGATATATTTATTTCACATGCCAATATTCGTATTGGTAAGCGGTTTTTTTGCAAAAGGAATTGGTAACAAGCAATATATCGGCAAATTAGCAAGGCGAATCCTTGTACCATATTTACTGTTCCAAGCGTTTTATTTCCTCTATTTTTTAGGGATAGGGAAGGACAGCTGGGACACCACCTTATATGATCCGTTATGGGGATTATGGTTCCTGCTTAGTTTATTCAGCTGGCACTTGCTCCTGATAGGATATAAAAAAATGAAGCCGAGATACGGGATACCACTCGCCTTCGCGGTTGGGGTTGTGGCGGGGTATATCTCATGGATAGGACCTAGTTTTAGTTTATCCCGGACACTGGTGTTTTTTCCGTTCTTTTTAATCGGTTACTGGTTAACGAAGGACCAACTGTTTAAATGGCAAACGAAAGGAATGAAAATAGCAGCAATTAGTGTACTTGTCGTTATATTTGCGATCTGCTTTATCGAGCCAGGCGTTCCATCTGAATGGATGTTCGGATCTAAATCCTATCAAACGTTAGAGGCAGGTATGTATGGTGGGGTATTCCGATCAATGTTATATGCTGTTTCAACCTTAATGGTGTTTGCCATTTTATTATTGGTGCCAAGACGTGGATTTACTTTTACCGTGCTAGGTCAAAATACGATGTATGTCTATCTGTTGCACGGTATCATTATTCAATATGTGCGTGAGGCGAGTTTATTGAGAGTGGATCATAATCTCGACACGATTGGAATGGGGATTATCGCAGCAGCTATCGTCTGGTTCCTGGCTTCCAAGCCGGTTGTAACCTTCACACAACCAATTGTCGAAGGAAAATTTAACAATATCCAGCAATGGTGGCAAAACAGAAAAGAACAGAAAGCCTACCATTATCAAGAAAATACCAGAGAACATTACTCATCCGCTAAATAA
- the hemQ gene encoding hydrogen peroxide-dependent heme synthase translates to MPEAVETMDGWYCLHDLRTIDWTKWKKATEEERQQAVEELQTMLREWEEVAEARDGSHAFYSIMGQKADILLMILRPTMQELSEIELRFNKSKIAEFTKPSYSYVSVVELSKYMSKESDNPEDNPGVRARLAPKLPLWDHICFYPMDKRREGNDNWYMLPFDERRQLMYEHSFTGRKYAGEVKQVITGSMGFDDWEWSVTLFAKDVLQLKKIVYEMRFDVVSARYGEFGPFYVGNILKTEDVPAYLAV, encoded by the coding sequence ATGCCAGAAGCAGTAGAAACAATGGACGGTTGGTATTGTTTACACGATTTACGAACCATCGACTGGACAAAATGGAAAAAAGCAACCGAAGAAGAGCGTCAGCAGGCAGTTGAGGAATTACAGACGATGCTCCGTGAATGGGAAGAAGTAGCTGAGGCCCGAGACGGCAGTCATGCCTTCTATTCTATTATGGGACAAAAAGCAGACATTCTTCTTATGATCTTGCGTCCGACAATGCAGGAATTAAGTGAGATTGAGCTTCGTTTCAATAAGTCCAAAATAGCGGAGTTTACTAAGCCTAGTTATTCCTATGTATCTGTGGTGGAACTCTCTAAATATATGTCGAAAGAAAGTGACAATCCGGAAGACAATCCAGGTGTACGTGCCCGTTTAGCACCGAAATTACCACTGTGGGATCATATTTGTTTTTACCCAATGGACAAGCGTCGGGAAGGAAATGACAACTGGTACATGCTTCCTTTCGATGAACGTCGCCAATTAATGTATGAACACAGTTTTACCGGCAGAAAATATGCGGGTGAAGTGAAACAGGTTATTACCGGCTCAATGGGCTTTGATGACTGGGAATGGAGTGTCACGCTCTTTGCGAAAGACGTGTTACAACTGAAGAAAATTGTTTATGAAATGCGCTTTGATGTGGTCAGTGCCCGTTACGGGGAATTCGGACCATTCTATGTTGGAAATATATTAAAAACAGAAGACGTCCCAGCTTATTTAGCTGTTTAA
- a CDS encoding DUF423 domain-containing protein, with product MKIFLLLGILNGFLAVALGAFGAHGLEGKLSEKMLATWDKAVLYQMFHTVALLATGLLMQKYTGGSIVSAGWFFFAGIVLFSGSLYVYSTTAIKTFAMITPLGGLAFLIGWVLLGYAVMKFV from the coding sequence ATGAAGATATTTTTATTGTTAGGTATCCTGAATGGTTTTCTTGCCGTAGCATTAGGCGCATTCGGTGCACATGGACTGGAAGGGAAATTATCCGAGAAAATGCTCGCAACATGGGATAAAGCAGTGCTGTATCAGATGTTCCATACTGTAGCATTACTCGCAACTGGTTTACTGATGCAGAAGTATACCGGAGGAAGCATCGTTTCTGCGGGCTGGTTCTTCTTTGCCGGGATTGTGCTGTTCTCTGGCAGTCTGTATGTGTATTCGACTACTGCAATTAAGACGTTTGCGATGATCACACCACTTGGCGGCCTGGCCTTTTTAATCGGCTGGGTACTGTTAGGTTACGCAGTCATGAAGTTTGTGTAA
- a CDS encoding aminopeptidase yields MKEALTKYAKLALQTGVHLQKGQGLIVQAPIEAAEFVRLVVKEAYQAGAKNVHVEWNDDDLTYLKMKNAPMEVLETFPEWRKDAMLSMVKDGYAILNIYGENPDLLKDIEAKRMAAVTKASSTALKEYRDYLMNDRARWSIVGYPTAAWAEKVYPDSSTEEATEKLWQEIFRISRVDKEDPIKAWEDHNALLRNAREYLNDKNYAKLHFTAEGTDLTIELPEGHIWHGGAAKATDGVTFNPNMPTEEVFSMPHKYGVNGQVTSTKPLSFQGQLIENFTLTFEKGKVVDFTCEKGEQALKELLDADQDGASRLGEVALVPHESPVSQSGIIFFNTLFDENASCHIALGKAYPTNIKGGSDMTEAEMDQHGVNDSIVHEDFMIGSQAMNIDGITQDGKTEAIFRNGTWAIEF; encoded by the coding sequence ATGAAAGAAGCATTAACGAAGTATGCGAAGTTAGCATTACAAACAGGTGTTCATTTACAAAAAGGACAAGGGCTTATTGTGCAGGCACCAATCGAAGCTGCCGAATTCGTCCGTCTCGTGGTTAAAGAAGCCTATCAAGCTGGAGCGAAAAATGTTCATGTCGAATGGAACGACGATGATTTAACATATCTAAAAATGAAAAATGCCCCGATGGAAGTATTGGAAACGTTTCCGGAATGGCGAAAAGATGCGATGCTTAGTATGGTTAAAGATGGTTATGCTATTTTGAATATTTATGGGGAGAACCCTGATCTTCTGAAAGATATTGAAGCCAAACGAATGGCTGCCGTTACCAAAGCGAGCTCTACTGCATTAAAAGAATATCGTGATTACTTAATGAATGACCGGGCACGCTGGTCGATTGTCGGTTACCCGACTGCGGCATGGGCAGAGAAAGTTTATCCTGATTCGTCAACAGAAGAAGCAACAGAAAAGCTGTGGCAGGAGATTTTCCGTATTTCGCGTGTGGATAAGGAAGATCCCATTAAAGCGTGGGAAGATCATAATGCATTATTACGTAATGCCCGCGAATATTTAAATGATAAAAACTATGCTAAACTTCATTTTACAGCAGAAGGTACTGACTTAACGATCGAGCTGCCAGAAGGACATATTTGGCATGGTGGTGCGGCGAAGGCAACAGATGGTGTGACTTTCAATCCGAATATGCCAACAGAAGAAGTTTTTTCAATGCCACATAAATATGGGGTGAATGGCCAAGTTACCAGCACAAAGCCTCTAAGTTTTCAAGGTCAGCTAATCGAGAATTTCACCTTGACGTTTGAAAAAGGCAAAGTAGTCGATTTTACCTGTGAAAAGGGCGAGCAAGCTTTGAAGGAGCTGTTAGATGCAGATCAAGACGGCGCATCCCGTTTGGGAGAAGTAGCGCTTGTACCGCATGAATCACCAGTTTCACAGTCAGGTATCATCTTCTTTAATACGTTGTTTGACGAAAATGCTTCGTGTCATATTGCTCTTGGTAAAGCATACCCGACCAATATTAAGGGCGGCTCTGATATGACTGAAGCGGAAATGGATCAGCATGGTGTCAACGACAGTATTGTCCACGAAGATTTCATGATCGGCTCTCAAGCAATGAACATCGACGGCATCACCCAGGACGGCAAAACAGAAGCCATCTTCCGTAATGGAACATGGGCAATTGAATTTTAA